The following coding sequences are from one Candidatus Methylacidiphilales bacterium window:
- a CDS encoding transposase family protein, with protein MKRDTSQPEDLAQKFKAACASAKARLHYGIAQIHEQLQQLCPGEPITTEALFRNCLAILSDRVSFSKVYRVQKRIEVIAKSGRTPLITDFIEKRGTYDRGGKRIPDETFLKAWLIAETMRRRKNGTMRTVAEKILRGLLKPGQRMVSARSVRRRIRKILMDPKYAQLLQNKIEKELPKLPGNNMIPGEHWATDTYALNIKALDYRGGQGELKVTEIVDIGSLCVLSAVVTVGEPNVQAVVLALLMAMEPLPLFEYRLIPKSLRTDRGSVFTSREFQARLAAMGIMHS; from the coding sequence GTGAAACGAGATACATCTCAACCCGAAGACCTCGCCCAGAAATTCAAGGCCGCCTGCGCCAGCGCCAAGGCGCGGCTGCACTACGGCATTGCCCAGATTCACGAGCAATTGCAGCAGCTTTGCCCTGGCGAGCCTATTACAACGGAAGCGTTGTTTCGAAACTGCCTGGCAATCCTTTCTGACAGAGTCTCCTTTAGCAAAGTCTATCGCGTGCAGAAACGCATCGAGGTTATTGCCAAATCTGGGCGCACCCCGCTGATCACGGATTTTATCGAAAAAAGGGGCACCTATGACCGTGGCGGTAAAAGAATCCCGGACGAGACTTTTTTGAAAGCATGGCTTATTGCGGAAACCATGCGTCGGCGAAAAAACGGAACCATGAGAACGGTTGCAGAAAAGATCCTCAGGGGCCTGTTGAAGCCTGGTCAACGTATGGTGTCTGCGAGGTCGGTAAGACGAAGAATACGGAAAATACTCATGGACCCTAAATACGCACAATTGCTGCAGAACAAGATCGAAAAGGAATTACCCAAATTGCCCGGTAATAACATGATCCCGGGGGAACACTGGGCCACGGACACCTACGCTTTAAACATCAAAGCGTTGGATTATCGAGGAGGCCAGGGCGAGCTGAAGGTCACGGAAATAGTAGACATAGGCAGCCTCTGTGTACTTTCGGCGGTCGTCACTGTCGGCGAACCCAATGTGCAGGCTGTTGTGCTTGCCCTACTTATGGCCATGGAGCCTTTACCCTTGTTTGAATACCGCTTGATTCCCAAATCCCTCCG